The following are from one region of the Microtus ochrogaster isolate Prairie Vole_2 chromosome 17, MicOch1.0, whole genome shotgun sequence genome:
- the Egr3 gene encoding early growth response protein 3 isoform X2, translating to MEPCAAWSPRGGRENVMDIGLTNEKPNPELSYSGSFQPAPGNKTVTYLGKFAFDSPSNWCQDNIISLMSAGILGVPPASGALSTQTSTASMVQPPQGDVEAMYPALPPYSNCGDLYSEPVSFHDPQGNPGLAYSPQDYQSAKPPALDSNLFPMIPDYNLYHHPNDMGSIPEHKPFQGMDPIRVNPPPITPLETIKAFKDKQIHPGFGSLPQPPLTLKPIRPRKYPNRPSKTPLHERPHACPAEGCDRRFSRSDELTRHLRIHTGHKPFQCRICMRSFSRSDHLTTHIRTHTGEKPFACEFCGRKFARSDERKRHAKIHLKQKEKKSEKGGAPSASSAPTVSLAPVVTTCA from the exons ATGGAGCCATGTGCGGCGTGGAGTCCCCGCGGTGGGAGAG AGAATGTGATGGACATCGGTCTGACCAACGAGAAGCCCAATCCGGAACTCTCTTATTCGGGCTCTTTCCAGCCAGCCCCCGGCAACAAGACCGTGACCTACTTGGGAAAGTTCGCTTTCGACTCTCCTTCCAACTGGTGCCAGGACAACATCATTAGCCTCATGAGCGCCGGCATCTTGGGGGTGCCCCCGGCCTCAGGGGCACTCAGTACGCAGACGTCCACGGCTAGCATGGTGCAGCCTCCGCAGGGCGACGTGGAAGCCATGTATCCGGCTCTACCCCCCTATTCCAACTGCGGTGATCTCTATTCGGAGCCCGTGTCTTTCCACGACCCCCAGGGTAACCCTGGGCTCGCCTATTCTCCCCAGGATTACCAATCGGCCAAGCCGCCGGCCTTGGACAGCAATCTTTTCCCCATGATTCCTGACTACAACCTGTACCACCACCCCAACGACATGGGCTCCATTCCGGAACACAAGCCCTTCCAGGGCATGGACCCCATCCGGGTCAACCCACCCCCTATTACCCCTCTGGAGACCATCAAGGCCTTCAAAGACAAGCAGATCCACCCGGGCTTCGGCAGCCTGCCCCAGCCGCCACTCACTCTCAAGCCCATCCGACCCCGCAAGTACCCCAATCGGCCTAGCAAGACCCCGCTCCACGAGCGGCCCCACGCGTGCCCCGCAGAGGGCTGTGACCGCCGCTTCAGCCGCTCGGACGAGCTGACCCGGCACCTGCGCATCCACACGGGCCACAAGCCCTTCCAGTGTCGGATCTGCATGCGGAGCTTCAGCCGCAGCGACCACCTCACCACTCACATCCGCACGCACACCGGGGAGAAGCCCTTCGCGTGCGAGTTCTGTGGGCGCAAGTTTGCGCGCAGCGACGAGCGCAAGCGCCACGCCAAGATCCACCTCAAGCAAAAGGAGAAGAAGTCAGAGAAAGGGGGTGCGCCCTCTGCATCCTCGGCGCCCACCGTGTCTTTGGCCCCTGTGGTCACTACTTGCGCCTGA
- the Egr3 gene encoding early growth response protein 3 isoform X3 produces the protein MDIGLTNEKPNPELSYSGSFQPAPGNKTVTYLGKFAFDSPSNWCQDNIISLMSAGILGVPPASGALSTQTSTASMVQPPQGDVEAMYPALPPYSNCGDLYSEPVSFHDPQGNPGLAYSPQDYQSAKPPALDSNLFPMIPDYNLYHHPNDMGSIPEHKPFQGMDPIRVNPPPITPLETIKAFKDKQIHPGFGSLPQPPLTLKPIRPRKYPNRPSKTPLHERPHACPAEGCDRRFSRSDELTRHLRIHTGHKPFQCRICMRSFSRSDHLTTHIRTHTGEKPFACEFCGRKFARSDERKRHAKIHLKQKEKKSEKGGAPSASSAPTVSLAPVVTTCA, from the coding sequence ATGGACATCGGTCTGACCAACGAGAAGCCCAATCCGGAACTCTCTTATTCGGGCTCTTTCCAGCCAGCCCCCGGCAACAAGACCGTGACCTACTTGGGAAAGTTCGCTTTCGACTCTCCTTCCAACTGGTGCCAGGACAACATCATTAGCCTCATGAGCGCCGGCATCTTGGGGGTGCCCCCGGCCTCAGGGGCACTCAGTACGCAGACGTCCACGGCTAGCATGGTGCAGCCTCCGCAGGGCGACGTGGAAGCCATGTATCCGGCTCTACCCCCCTATTCCAACTGCGGTGATCTCTATTCGGAGCCCGTGTCTTTCCACGACCCCCAGGGTAACCCTGGGCTCGCCTATTCTCCCCAGGATTACCAATCGGCCAAGCCGCCGGCCTTGGACAGCAATCTTTTCCCCATGATTCCTGACTACAACCTGTACCACCACCCCAACGACATGGGCTCCATTCCGGAACACAAGCCCTTCCAGGGCATGGACCCCATCCGGGTCAACCCACCCCCTATTACCCCTCTGGAGACCATCAAGGCCTTCAAAGACAAGCAGATCCACCCGGGCTTCGGCAGCCTGCCCCAGCCGCCACTCACTCTCAAGCCCATCCGACCCCGCAAGTACCCCAATCGGCCTAGCAAGACCCCGCTCCACGAGCGGCCCCACGCGTGCCCCGCAGAGGGCTGTGACCGCCGCTTCAGCCGCTCGGACGAGCTGACCCGGCACCTGCGCATCCACACGGGCCACAAGCCCTTCCAGTGTCGGATCTGCATGCGGAGCTTCAGCCGCAGCGACCACCTCACCACTCACATCCGCACGCACACCGGGGAGAAGCCCTTCGCGTGCGAGTTCTGTGGGCGCAAGTTTGCGCGCAGCGACGAGCGCAAGCGCCACGCCAAGATCCACCTCAAGCAAAAGGAGAAGAAGTCAGAGAAAGGGGGTGCGCCCTCTGCATCCTCGGCGCCCACCGTGTCTTTGGCCCCTGTGGTCACTACTTGCGCCTGA
- the Egr3 gene encoding early growth response protein 3 isoform X1, with protein MTGKLAEKLPVTMSSLLNQLPDNLYPEEIPSALNLFSGSSDSVAHYNQMATENVMDIGLTNEKPNPELSYSGSFQPAPGNKTVTYLGKFAFDSPSNWCQDNIISLMSAGILGVPPASGALSTQTSTASMVQPPQGDVEAMYPALPPYSNCGDLYSEPVSFHDPQGNPGLAYSPQDYQSAKPPALDSNLFPMIPDYNLYHHPNDMGSIPEHKPFQGMDPIRVNPPPITPLETIKAFKDKQIHPGFGSLPQPPLTLKPIRPRKYPNRPSKTPLHERPHACPAEGCDRRFSRSDELTRHLRIHTGHKPFQCRICMRSFSRSDHLTTHIRTHTGEKPFACEFCGRKFARSDERKRHAKIHLKQKEKKSEKGGAPSASSAPTVSLAPVVTTCA; from the exons ATGACCGGCAAACTCGCCGAGAAGCTGCCGGTGACCATGAGCAGTTTGCTAAACCAATTGCCTGACAATCTGTACCCCGAGGAGATCCCCAGCGCGCTCAACCTCTTCTCCGGCAGCAGCGACTCAGTAGCCCATTACAATCAGATGGCTACAG AGAATGTGATGGACATCGGTCTGACCAACGAGAAGCCCAATCCGGAACTCTCTTATTCGGGCTCTTTCCAGCCAGCCCCCGGCAACAAGACCGTGACCTACTTGGGAAAGTTCGCTTTCGACTCTCCTTCCAACTGGTGCCAGGACAACATCATTAGCCTCATGAGCGCCGGCATCTTGGGGGTGCCCCCGGCCTCAGGGGCACTCAGTACGCAGACGTCCACGGCTAGCATGGTGCAGCCTCCGCAGGGCGACGTGGAAGCCATGTATCCGGCTCTACCCCCCTATTCCAACTGCGGTGATCTCTATTCGGAGCCCGTGTCTTTCCACGACCCCCAGGGTAACCCTGGGCTCGCCTATTCTCCCCAGGATTACCAATCGGCCAAGCCGCCGGCCTTGGACAGCAATCTTTTCCCCATGATTCCTGACTACAACCTGTACCACCACCCCAACGACATGGGCTCCATTCCGGAACACAAGCCCTTCCAGGGCATGGACCCCATCCGGGTCAACCCACCCCCTATTACCCCTCTGGAGACCATCAAGGCCTTCAAAGACAAGCAGATCCACCCGGGCTTCGGCAGCCTGCCCCAGCCGCCACTCACTCTCAAGCCCATCCGACCCCGCAAGTACCCCAATCGGCCTAGCAAGACCCCGCTCCACGAGCGGCCCCACGCGTGCCCCGCAGAGGGCTGTGACCGCCGCTTCAGCCGCTCGGACGAGCTGACCCGGCACCTGCGCATCCACACGGGCCACAAGCCCTTCCAGTGTCGGATCTGCATGCGGAGCTTCAGCCGCAGCGACCACCTCACCACTCACATCCGCACGCACACCGGGGAGAAGCCCTTCGCGTGCGAGTTCTGTGGGCGCAAGTTTGCGCGCAGCGACGAGCGCAAGCGCCACGCCAAGATCCACCTCAAGCAAAAGGAGAAGAAGTCAGAGAAAGGGGGTGCGCCCTCTGCATCCTCGGCGCCCACCGTGTCTTTGGCCCCTGTGGTCACTACTTGCGCCTGA